The following coding sequences lie in one bacterium genomic window:
- a CDS encoding sigma 54-interacting transcriptional regulator, with amino-acid sequence MPTVKDAVVLAARCLFQLERRADLDVLLASAGRWGLVPGDLPELEAIQLAFGCKAGEYARVVEGCSAWIAASTGELPPGIADFLYLRGLALSHLGEPERSREDAESAFALFRLLGRGFESARAANLLGIVAFRESRYDEAETWWRRAHELHAALGMIKNMGGNRLNLGLAAGKRGNFFRAESELQAAVRLLEQVGARVSLCRAGLALGQVLRLRGQLSAARVQLLEAFRQAGELSLPREEALALEFLGDVQRDDGRLDQALRYYDRALALAVSIAPDGDIVMEVRHRQGLCLGRLGRSTEAVALLRTAMGQARRLRDRFEEGAIRRALAENLMALADPDSAASAICESVRLLREVGAEYELAQSLLMSAELGLARFETGLVVDPQAVLDDAWQDALSALHLQLRIESEPGIRRAHELVARVADRRQRLAQEPAPSAAGASVRHAARAVSAPVRIVHVSSVVRDLIQLTDAFADSDEPVLITGETGTGKELFARRLHERSRRRGREMVAVNVSAVPESLFAREFFGHVRGAYSGADGDGLGLAARADGGTLFLDEIGDLPLELQPRLLRLLQDGSYQAIGDPAARHADIRLVAATNADLRALVAAGRFRADLYYRLRILELKLPPLRERRDDILPLLRHLLSEAAGRPVELTTYFSQSSLERAQQHRWPGNVRELGMVARQAHHQLAACGRVQVDLEALDGGRLVLDGPAEDDARTVRGPEEAPRTGGRALILAALAASRGNRALAARRLGVSRSTLYRQMERLGIEPRPVGL; translated from the coding sequence TTGCCGACAGTCAAGGATGCGGTGGTGCTGGCGGCCCGCTGCCTGTTCCAACTGGAGCGGCGCGCCGACCTGGACGTCCTGCTGGCCTCTGCCGGTCGCTGGGGACTGGTGCCGGGTGACCTGCCCGAGCTGGAGGCGATCCAGTTGGCGTTCGGCTGCAAGGCCGGCGAGTACGCTCGCGTGGTCGAGGGCTGCAGCGCCTGGATCGCGGCGTCGACCGGCGAGTTGCCCCCCGGTATCGCCGACTTCCTTTATCTCCGCGGCCTTGCCCTTTCGCATCTGGGTGAGCCTGAGCGTTCGCGCGAGGATGCCGAATCGGCCTTCGCGCTGTTCCGCCTGCTTGGTCGCGGGTTCGAGAGTGCCCGCGCGGCCAACCTCCTGGGTATCGTGGCTTTCCGCGAATCGCGCTATGACGAGGCGGAGACCTGGTGGCGCCGTGCGCACGAACTGCATGCCGCCCTGGGCATGATCAAGAACATGGGCGGCAATCGCCTGAACCTCGGCCTGGCAGCCGGCAAACGCGGCAACTTTTTCCGGGCCGAATCGGAATTGCAGGCAGCCGTGCGCCTGCTGGAACAAGTGGGTGCGCGGGTGAGCCTGTGCAGGGCCGGACTCGCGCTCGGCCAGGTGCTGCGACTGCGCGGGCAACTCTCGGCGGCGCGTGTCCAGCTGCTGGAAGCCTTCCGCCAGGCGGGAGAGTTGTCGTTGCCCCGCGAGGAAGCACTGGCCCTCGAGTTCCTCGGCGACGTGCAGCGTGACGACGGCCGCCTCGACCAGGCCCTGCGGTACTATGACCGCGCCCTGGCCCTGGCCGTGAGCATCGCGCCGGACGGGGATATCGTCATGGAAGTCCGGCACCGGCAGGGGCTCTGCCTTGGTCGCCTCGGTCGCTCGACGGAAGCCGTTGCGCTGTTGCGCACAGCCATGGGCCAGGCCCGGCGATTGCGCGACCGGTTCGAGGAAGGTGCGATCCGGCGCGCGCTGGCCGAGAACCTGATGGCGCTGGCCGACCCCGATTCGGCCGCTTCGGCGATCTGCGAATCGGTGCGGCTCCTGCGCGAGGTGGGCGCCGAATACGAACTGGCCCAGTCGCTGCTGATGTCTGCCGAACTGGGACTTGCTCGCTTCGAAACCGGGCTCGTGGTTGATCCGCAGGCGGTGCTCGACGATGCCTGGCAGGATGCACTCTCGGCGCTGCACCTGCAGCTGCGAATCGAATCGGAACCCGGCATCCGCAGGGCCCATGAACTGGTTGCCAGGGTTGCCGATCGCCGCCAGCGATTGGCGCAGGAGCCGGCGCCGTCTGCGGCCGGTGCTTCAGTGAGGCACGCGGCGCGGGCCGTGTCGGCTCCCGTCCGGATCGTCCATGTTTCTTCCGTGGTCCGTGACCTGATCCAGTTGACCGACGCCTTTGCCGACAGCGACGAACCCGTGTTGATCACCGGCGAAACCGGCACGGGCAAGGAACTGTTCGCCCGCCGCCTGCATGAGCGCAGCCGGCGTCGCGGTCGTGAGATGGTGGCGGTGAACGTCTCGGCCGTGCCCGAGTCGCTGTTCGCACGCGAGTTCTTCGGACACGTGCGCGGCGCCTACAGCGGTGCCGACGGGGATGGCCTCGGACTGGCGGCGCGGGCCGACGGCGGCACGCTCTTCCTCGACGAGATCGGCGACCTGCCGCTCGAACTGCAGCCAAGGCTGTTGCGGCTGCTGCAGGACGGCTCGTACCAGGCGATCGGCGACCCGGCCGCGCGTCACGCCGACATCCGGCTGGTGGCCGCCACGAACGCCGACCTGCGCGCACTGGTCGCTGCGGGCCGCTTCCGGGCCGACCTCTATTACCGCCTGCGCATCCTCGAGCTGAAGTTGCCGCCGCTGCGCGAGCGGCGTGACGACATCCTGCCCCTGTTGCGGCACCTGCTCTCTGAGGCTGCCGGGCGGCCGGTCGAGTTGACGACCTACTTCAGCCAATCGAGCCTTGAGCGGGCCCAGCAGCACCGCTGGCCCGGCAACGTGCGGGAACTGGGAATGGTGGCCCGCCAGGCGCACCATCAGCTCGCGGCCTGTGGTCGGGTCCAGGTGGACCTCGAGGCCCTGGACGGCGGGCGACTGGTGCTCGACGGCCCTGCCGAGGACGACGCCCGCACGGTCCGCGGCCCGGAAGAGGCGCCCCGGACCGGCGGCCGGGCCCTGATCCTGGCCGCGCTGGCGGCCAGCCGTGGCAACCGGGCCCTGGCCGCCCGGCGCCTGGGTGTCAGCCGCAGCACGCTCTATCGCCAGATGGAGCGTCTCGGGATCGAGCCGCGTCCGGTCGGCCTCTGA
- a CDS encoding aldo/keto reductase, which translates to MEYRFLGKSGLKVSALSYGAWVTFGEQVDADLAYRCMSAAFEAGVNFFDNAEAYGGGQAETIMGQVLQRAGWRRSDLVVSTKIFWGGEYQGPGKPYRYGVNDRGLSRKHLVEGTNAALKRLQLDYVDLLFCHRPDIDTPLEETVRAMDHLVNQGKALYWGTSEWSAAQIRRAYDIARREHLVPPTMEQPQYNMFHRDKVEVEFAPLYDEIGLGTTIWSPLASGLLTGKYNDGIPAGSRLALPEYGWLRSIVEGPDGPPRLAKVRQLAPLAKELDATMAQLALAWCLANEDVSTVITGASKPEQILDNLGALAVAERLTPDVLERIEEILDNRPKGEQNWRGN; encoded by the coding sequence ATGGAATACCGTTTCCTGGGCAAGTCGGGCCTCAAGGTTTCCGCACTGTCGTACGGCGCATGGGTCACCTTCGGCGAGCAGGTCGACGCCGACCTGGCCTACCGCTGCATGAGCGCCGCGTTCGAGGCCGGCGTCAATTTCTTCGACAACGCCGAGGCCTACGGGGGCGGGCAGGCAGAGACCATCATGGGCCAGGTGCTGCAGCGTGCCGGCTGGCGCCGCAGCGATCTCGTGGTCTCGACCAAGATCTTCTGGGGCGGCGAGTACCAGGGGCCCGGCAAGCCCTACCGCTACGGGGTGAACGACCGCGGCCTTTCCCGCAAGCACCTTGTCGAGGGTACGAACGCCGCGCTGAAGAGGCTGCAACTGGACTATGTGGACCTGCTGTTCTGCCACCGGCCCGACATCGACACGCCGCTGGAGGAAACCGTCCGCGCCATGGATCACCTCGTGAACCAGGGCAAGGCGCTGTACTGGGGCACCAGCGAATGGTCGGCGGCGCAGATCCGCCGGGCCTACGACATCGCGCGCCGCGAGCACCTTGTCCCTCCCACGATGGAGCAGCCGCAGTACAACATGTTCCACCGCGACAAGGTCGAGGTCGAATTCGCCCCGCTGTACGACGAGATCGGGCTGGGCACGACGATCTGGAGTCCGTTGGCCTCGGGACTGCTGACCGGCAAGTACAACGACGGCATTCCCGCCGGCTCGCGGCTGGCCCTGCCCGAATACGGCTGGCTGCGCAGCATCGTCGAAGGCCCGGACGGGCCGCCGCGCCTGGCCAAGGTCCGGCAACTGGCGCCGCTGGCGAAGGAACTGGACGCGACAATGGCACAGCTTGCCCTGGCCTGGTGCCTCGCCAACGAGGACGTGAGCACCGTCATCACCGGGGCTTCGAAGCCGGAGCAGATCTTGGACAACCTGGGCGCCCTGGCCGTTGCCGAGCGGCTGACGCCCGATGTGCTGGAACGGATCGAGGAGATCCTGGACAACCGCCCCAAGGGCGAGCAGAACTGGCGAGGCAATTGA
- a CDS encoding M3 family metallopeptidase, producing MRRIAAIMVFISIVGGGDAVAGPARGNPLLATWNTPEATPPFAHIELADIEPAMLQAMDRHDAEIAAIRDDPASPTFSNTIEAHDRAGELLSRVGSVFSALNGTSTSDSLQAIARRLAPKRSQHADSILLDQALFARVDAVYRERDKLPLDIEQQRLLRETWREFKRGGADLDEAGRGRLRAINEELSLLGLQFGENVLKETNRLELVIEDESGLAGLPPALVQAAAETAARRDKPGRWVFTLHRPSLIPFLQASTRRDLREQIYRAYLAMGSNGDELDNRHVLKRTVQLRLERARLLGFPSHAHYVLDENMAGTPDAVYGLLNQLWTPALARATAEAADMQALIDQEGGGFTLAAWDWWHYAEKVKKARYDLDEEMLRPYFELENVRAGLFETVRRLWGLTFTERNDIETWHPEVKVYDVLDADGTRLAVWYSDYFPRESKRGGAWMSSLRKERIEGGQRVLPLVYNVGNFTRPTAETPALLSLDEVRTMFHEFGHALHGMLSQCRYEKLSGTAVARDFVELPSQVLENWALEPDVLALYARHWQTDRPMPAALVERLRGARHFNQGFETVEYLAASFLDMDWHTIADPDTIAGVDPDTFEAASLGRLGLIDAIASRYRSPYFRHVFGGGYSAGYYSYVWAEVLDADAFAAFTEAGNVFDPATALAFRRNILERGGSDDPMALYRRFRRRDPGIEPLLVRRGL from the coding sequence ATGAGGAGGATTGCAGCCATCATGGTATTCATCAGCATTGTCGGCGGCGGCGACGCCGTCGCCGGGCCCGCGCGGGGAAATCCCCTGCTTGCGACCTGGAACACTCCCGAGGCGACGCCCCCGTTCGCCCACATCGAGCTGGCCGATATCGAGCCGGCCATGCTGCAGGCGATGGACCGGCACGACGCGGAGATCGCTGCGATCAGGGATGATCCGGCGAGCCCGACGTTCAGCAACACGATCGAGGCACATGACCGCGCCGGCGAGCTGTTGTCCCGCGTGGGCAGCGTGTTCTCCGCGCTCAACGGCACATCGACCAGCGATTCGCTGCAGGCGATCGCCCGGCGCCTGGCACCGAAGCGGTCGCAGCACGCGGACTCCATCCTGCTTGACCAGGCGCTGTTCGCGCGGGTCGATGCCGTGTACCGCGAACGCGATAAGCTCCCACTGGATATCGAGCAGCAGCGCTTGTTGCGGGAAACCTGGCGCGAATTCAAGCGCGGTGGCGCCGACCTGGACGAGGCCGGTCGCGGGCGCCTGCGGGCCATCAACGAGGAACTGTCCCTGCTGGGCCTGCAGTTCGGCGAGAACGTGCTGAAGGAAACGAACCGTCTCGAACTCGTCATCGAGGACGAGTCGGGACTGGCCGGCCTGCCGCCGGCCCTGGTGCAGGCCGCCGCCGAGACAGCCGCCAGGCGCGACAAGCCGGGCCGCTGGGTGTTCACCCTGCACCGCCCGAGCCTGATCCCGTTCCTGCAGGCCAGCACCCGCCGCGACCTGCGCGAGCAGATCTATCGCGCCTACCTGGCAATGGGCAGCAACGGAGACGAGTTGGACAACCGTCATGTCCTGAAGCGGACGGTCCAGCTTCGGCTCGAGCGCGCCCGGCTGCTCGGGTTCCCGTCCCACGCCCACTATGTGCTCGACGAGAACATGGCCGGCACTCCGGATGCCGTGTACGGCCTGCTCAACCAGCTGTGGACACCCGCGCTGGCGCGCGCAACGGCCGAAGCCGCCGACATGCAGGCCCTGATCGACCAGGAGGGCGGCGGCTTCACCCTGGCTGCCTGGGACTGGTGGCACTACGCCGAGAAGGTGAAGAAGGCCCGCTACGACCTGGACGAGGAGATGCTCCGCCCCTACTTCGAGCTGGAGAACGTACGGGCCGGGCTGTTCGAGACTGTGCGCAGGCTGTGGGGACTCACTTTCACCGAGCGCAACGACATCGAGACCTGGCACCCCGAAGTGAAGGTCTACGACGTGCTCGATGCGGACGGCACGCGCCTGGCCGTCTGGTACAGCGACTATTTCCCGCGCGAGAGCAAGCGCGGCGGCGCCTGGATGAGTTCCCTGCGGAAGGAACGCATCGAGGGCGGGCAGCGCGTGCTCCCGCTCGTGTACAACGTCGGCAACTTCACGCGCCCGACGGCCGAAACGCCGGCACTGCTGAGCCTCGACGAAGTCCGCACCATGTTCCATGAGTTCGGCCACGCGCTGCACGGCATGTTGTCGCAGTGCCGCTACGAGAAGCTGAGCGGCACCGCGGTGGCGCGTGACTTCGTGGAACTGCCCAGCCAGGTCCTGGAGAACTGGGCCCTGGAGCCCGACGTGCTGGCGCTGTACGCCCGGCACTGGCAGACGGACAGGCCGATGCCCGCAGCCCTGGTCGAGCGCCTGCGCGGCGCTCGCCATTTCAACCAGGGATTCGAGACGGTCGAGTACCTCGCCGCCAGCTTCCTCGACATGGACTGGCATACGATTGCCGACCCCGACACGATTGCCGGGGTTGATCCCGACACCTTCGAGGCCGCCTCTCTCGGCCGTCTCGGGCTGATCGACGCCATCGCCTCTCGCTACCGCAGCCCGTACTTCCGTCACGTTTTCGGCGGCGGCTATTCGGCTGGCTACTACTCCTACGTCTGGGCCGAGGTGCTGGACGCCGACGCGTTCGCGGCCTTCACCGAGGCCGGCAACGTGTTCGACCCCGCAACGGCGCTTGCGTTCCGGCGGAACATCCTCGAACGCGGCGGCAGCGACGACCCCATGGCGCTCTACCGCAGGTTCCGCAGGCGTGACCCGGGCATCGAGCCGCTGCTGGTGCGTCGCGGCCTTTGA
- a CDS encoding hemerythrin family protein, producing the protein MALLDWNSSLSVDESGMDEEYKKLINLVNNLNEAMKQGKTKDEMDRVFGELARYTQSHFASEERYMEKIGYPGLAQQKKEHAELMKQVSAFKAEYDAGKAMISVKLMGFLRDWVRNHIQKSDKQYGVWAKQNVKA; encoded by the coding sequence ATGGCGCTGCTGGACTGGAACTCGAGCCTGAGTGTCGACGAGTCTGGCATGGACGAGGAATACAAGAAGCTGATCAACCTCGTGAACAACCTGAACGAGGCGATGAAGCAGGGCAAGACGAAGGACGAGATGGACCGCGTCTTCGGCGAACTCGCGCGCTACACGCAGTCCCACTTCGCGTCCGAGGAACGCTACATGGAGAAGATCGGCTACCCCGGCCTGGCCCAGCAGAAGAAGGAGCACGCCGAGCTCATGAAGCAGGTGTCCGCCTTCAAGGCCGAGTACGACGCCGGCAAGGCCATGATCTCCGTCAAGCTGATGGGATTCCTGCGCGACTGGGTGCGCAACCACATCCAGAAATCGGACAAGCAGTACGGCGTGTGGGCGAAGCAGAACGTGAAGGCCTGA
- the nth gene encoding endonuclease III, with amino-acid sequence MRKGPIMAPARPTGSKKASSKAAAPKTVALAPPAERGRKAVAILKVLRAEFPDTRCSLEHVDGWQLLVATILSAQCTDARVNQVTPGLFRQFPTPADFAAAPIEEIEEAIRSTGFYHNKAKSLQGAARALIEKHGGRLPGSIDELVKVPGCGRKTANVVLGEVFGKPAGVVVDTHVGRISRKLGLTDQDDPVKAERQLNECVPEADWRDYGHLIIDHGRKTCTARSPKCDDCGLFRWCVARA; translated from the coding sequence ATGAGGAAAGGTCCGATCATGGCCCCTGCGCGCCCCACGGGCAGCAAGAAGGCAAGCAGCAAGGCTGCGGCGCCGAAGACCGTCGCGCTGGCGCCCCCGGCCGAACGCGGCCGCAAGGCCGTCGCCATCCTCAAGGTCCTGAGAGCCGAGTTTCCCGACACGCGCTGCAGCCTTGAACACGTCGACGGCTGGCAACTGCTGGTGGCCACCATCCTGTCGGCCCAGTGCACCGACGCCCGCGTCAACCAGGTCACCCCTGGCCTGTTCCGGCAGTTCCCCACGCCCGCCGATTTCGCCGCGGCACCGATCGAGGAGATCGAGGAGGCCATCCGGTCGACGGGGTTCTACCACAACAAGGCGAAGTCGCTGCAGGGCGCCGCCAGGGCGCTCATCGAGAAGCATGGCGGCAGGCTGCCCGGGAGCATCGACGAGCTGGTCAAGGTTCCCGGCTGCGGGCGCAAGACCGCCAACGTGGTGCTGGGCGAGGTGTTCGGGAAGCCGGCGGGCGTGGTCGTGGACACCCATGTGGGGCGCATCTCGCGCAAGCTGGGACTCACCGACCAGGACGACCCGGTCAAGGCGGAGCGCCAGCTGAACGAATGCGTGCCCGAGGCCGACTGGCGCGACTACGGGCACCTGATCATCGACCACGGGCGCAAGACCTGCACGGCGCGGTCGCCGAAGTGTGATGATTGCGGGCTGTTCCGCTGGTGCGTGGCGCGCGCCTGA
- a CDS encoding nucleoside monophosphate kinase: protein MGKYVIMGIQGSGKGTQAKLLASDYNLVHISMGEVFRGHIRAGTHLGKTIHDLVADGHLVPDSIVNQVLRTRLSEGDCQRGFVLDGYPRDLQQAKYLLNVLQLDAVINVAVPDQVVTARMLDRRICAECGRDWNLQGRQPRAKGVCDDCGGAVVVREDDTPVAIASRLADFRLQTAPVLDFFRAHDLVIDVDGTQAPERVQDEIRRKLGLTVS, encoded by the coding sequence ATGGGCAAGTACGTCATCATGGGTATCCAGGGCAGCGGCAAGGGCACGCAGGCCAAGCTGCTGGCGTCCGACTACAACCTGGTCCATATCTCGATGGGCGAGGTTTTCCGCGGCCACATCCGTGCCGGGACGCACCTGGGCAAGACCATCCACGACCTCGTTGCCGACGGCCATCTGGTGCCCGACAGCATCGTCAACCAGGTGCTGCGCACCCGTCTGAGCGAAGGCGACTGCCAACGCGGCTTCGTACTGGACGGCTATCCGCGCGACCTGCAGCAGGCGAAGTACCTGCTCAATGTGTTGCAACTCGATGCCGTGATCAATGTGGCGGTACCGGACCAGGTCGTCACGGCGCGCATGCTCGACCGCCGCATCTGCGCCGAGTGCGGCCGCGACTGGAACCTGCAGGGCCGGCAACCGCGCGCGAAGGGCGTGTGCGACGACTGCGGAGGCGCCGTCGTGGTGCGCGAGGATGACACGCCCGTGGCCATCGCGTCGCGACTGGCCGACTTCCGCCTGCAGACGGCGCCCGTACTCGACTTCTTCCGCGCGCACGACCTCGTGATCGACGTAGACGGCACCCAGGCGCCCGAGCGGGTCCAGGACGAGATCCGCCGCAAGCTGGGGTTGACGGTGTCCTGA
- a CDS encoding single-stranded DNA-binding protein: protein MAGVNKVIIVGNLGRDPEIKYTQSNVPVANFSVATTESWKDKNSGEWQEKTEWHRVVAWRHLAERAERYLKKGKQVYVEGRLETRKWTGQDGQERYTTEIIANQVMLLGRRDEGEGQGGGSFGDGPARGGRAASGAAGGGGSDFRPDPMSDPGPSDDDDLPF, encoded by the coding sequence ATGGCTGGCGTCAACAAGGTCATCATCGTCGGCAACCTGGGTCGTGATCCCGAGATCAAGTACACCCAGAGCAACGTGCCGGTGGCGAACTTCTCGGTGGCGACCACCGAGAGCTGGAAAGACAAGAACAGCGGGGAATGGCAGGAGAAGACCGAGTGGCATCGCGTGGTCGCGTGGCGGCACCTGGCCGAGCGCGCCGAGCGTTACCTGAAGAAGGGCAAGCAGGTCTACGTCGAGGGCCGCCTCGAGACGCGCAAGTGGACCGGCCAGGACGGCCAGGAGCGCTACACCACCGAGATCATCGCGAACCAGGTCATGCTGCTCGGCCGCCGCGACGAAGGCGAAGGCCAGGGCGGCGGGAGCTTCGGTGACGGCCCCGCGCGCGGCGGCCGCGCTGCGAGCGGCGCCGCCGGCGGCGGTGGCAGCGATTTCCGTCCCGATCCCATGAGCGATCCGGGCCCGTCGGACGACGACGATCTCCCGTTCTGA
- the rph gene encoding ribonuclease PH, producing MERAEGREPNQLRPVRITRDYLPHAEGSCLIEMGQTHVICTASIANGTPKWLKGSGQGWVTAEYGMLPRSTGERMRREATGGGQGGRTMEIQRLIGRSLRAVTDLNALGDLTITVDCDVIRADGGTRCASINGAAVALYDALLRLKLRKHPMHSLVGAISLGVIQGNVLVDLDYREDSGADTDLNLVMAEGGGLIEVQGTAEHRPFTRAQLEAMTDLGAAAIARVNELQHKVLNLG from the coding sequence ATCGAACGCGCCGAAGGCCGTGAACCCAACCAGCTGCGCCCGGTGCGCATCACGCGCGACTACCTGCCCCATGCCGAGGGCTCCTGCCTCATCGAGATGGGCCAGACGCACGTCATCTGCACGGCCAGCATCGCCAACGGGACGCCGAAGTGGCTCAAGGGCTCGGGGCAGGGCTGGGTGACGGCGGAGTACGGCATGCTGCCGCGTTCGACCGGGGAACGCATGCGGCGCGAGGCCACCGGTGGCGGCCAGGGCGGTCGCACCATGGAGATCCAGCGCCTGATCGGGCGTTCCCTGCGCGCGGTGACCGACCTCAACGCGCTGGGCGACCTGACCATCACCGTCGACTGCGACGTGATCCGCGCCGACGGCGGCACGCGTTGCGCCTCGATCAACGGCGCCGCCGTGGCGCTGTACGACGCGCTGCTGCGACTGAAGCTGCGCAAGCACCCCATGCACTCGCTGGTGGGCGCCATCAGCCTGGGCGTGATCCAGGGCAACGTGCTGGTCGACCTCGACTATCGCGAGGACTCGGGCGCGGATACCGACCTGAACCTGGTGATGGCCGAAGGCGGCGGGCTCATCGAGGTGCAGGGCACTGCCGAGCACCGCCCGTTCACGCGCGCGCAGCTCGAAGCCATGACCGACCTGGGCGCGGCGGCGATCGCCCGCGTCAACGAACTGCAGCACAAGGTCCTGAACCTGGGCTGA
- a CDS encoding glutamate racemase: MRTTSRTRAPIGVFDSGLGGLTVLRALHERLPGEDLLYFGDTARVPYGTKGEKTVRAFARQDAGLLVARGVKMVVVACNTASAFALDHLREVLPVPVLGVIEPGVQAALAATRGGAVGVIGTSGTIRSGRYQQGLAAAGLSAGRIVAAECPLFVPLVEEGLGGHAMTRLAVAEYLRPLREARLDTLILGCTHYPLLSADIGAYLGPDVRLVDSAESLATAACAALADGDLLCREPQAGRLSFILSDIPWKFAEIGARFLGKPIADVESVGLDEMEEAGRALGPQAGDDAPHRKDRS; encoded by the coding sequence ATCCGGACGACATCCCGTACACGCGCACCGATCGGCGTCTTCGACTCCGGGCTCGGCGGGCTGACGGTCCTGCGCGCGCTGCACGAGCGGTTGCCCGGCGAGGACCTGCTGTACTTCGGCGACACGGCGCGCGTGCCGTACGGCACGAAGGGCGAGAAGACCGTGCGCGCGTTCGCGCGCCAGGACGCAGGCCTGCTTGTGGCGCGCGGCGTGAAGATGGTCGTGGTCGCGTGCAATACGGCGAGCGCGTTCGCGCTCGACCACCTTCGCGAGGTGCTGCCGGTGCCGGTGCTCGGCGTCATTGAGCCCGGCGTGCAGGCGGCGCTGGCCGCCACGCGGGGCGGCGCGGTCGGTGTGATCGGGACCTCGGGTACCATCCGTTCAGGGCGCTACCAGCAGGGACTGGCAGCGGCCGGATTGTCCGCCGGGCGCATCGTGGCAGCCGAGTGTCCGCTGTTCGTGCCGCTGGTGGAGGAAGGGCTGGGCGGCCATGCGATGACGCGCCTGGCGGTCGCCGAATACCTGCGCCCGCTGCGCGAGGCGCGGCTCGACACGCTCATCCTGGGCTGCACGCACTATCCGCTCCTGAGTGCCGACATCGGCGCATACCTGGGGCCGGACGTGCGCCTGGTCGATTCGGCCGAGTCGCTGGCGACCGCCGCGTGTGCGGCGCTGGCCGACGGCGACCTGCTGTGCCGCGAGCCGCAGGCCGGACGCCTGTCGTTCATCCTGAGCGACATCCCGTGGAAGTTCGCGGAGATCGGGGCCCGTTTCCTGGGCAAGCCGATCGCCGATGTCGAGTCCGTCGGGCTCGACGAGATGGAAGAGGCCGGGCGTGCGCTCGGTCCTCAGGCTGGCGACGACGCCCCGCACCGAAAGGACCGATCGTGA
- a CDS encoding GerMN domain-containing protein, protein MNGEPNGDNGGLPPLDEGRGGPLRFLRNPRVLAPLVLLTIGALAVVWWTARQASRPADLAGEIQDAPGTVVDLPRAGDRAVVLVFPRWDGDGWISEDRRVPSRGEPGEDLLALMTALCDGPGTGRAISALPRGTRALAAFVDPARGTAFVDFSRELVAGHPGGSAAETATVTSILRTVAVNFPQVGACTILVDGRQVGTLAGHVDLAHPFAPRRWL, encoded by the coding sequence GTGAACGGCGAACCGAACGGCGACAACGGCGGGCTGCCGCCGCTGGATGAAGGGCGCGGGGGACCTCTCCGTTTCCTGCGCAACCCGAGGGTCCTGGCACCGCTGGTCCTGCTCACGATCGGCGCGCTGGCCGTGGTCTGGTGGACGGCGCGGCAGGCAAGCCGTCCGGCGGACCTTGCAGGTGAGATCCAGGATGCGCCCGGGACTGTGGTCGATCTGCCGAGGGCGGGCGATCGCGCCGTGGTGCTCGTGTTTCCCCGTTGGGACGGCGACGGCTGGATCAGCGAGGATCGGCGCGTGCCCAGCCGCGGCGAACCCGGCGAAGACCTTTTGGCGCTGATGACGGCGCTGTGCGACGGTCCCGGGACCGGACGCGCGATCAGCGCGCTGCCGCGCGGCACGCGCGCGCTGGCCGCCTTCGTCGATCCGGCTCGCGGCACGGCCTTCGTCGACTTCAGCCGCGAGCTTGTCGCCGGACATCCCGGCGGCAGCGCCGCCGAGACGGCAACGGTCACCTCCATCCTGCGCACCGTCGCCGTCAACTTCCCGCAGGTCGGGGCCTGCACGATCCTGGTCGACGGGCGCCAGGTCGGAACGCTGGCGGGCCATGTCGACCTGGCTCACCCGTTCGCGCCGCGGCGGTGGCTCTAG